A region from the Sandaracinus amylolyticus genome encodes:
- a CDS encoding MBL fold metallo-hydrolase — MLFRQLFDLESSTYTYLLADEDTREAVLIDPVLEQVERDLSLVRELDLRLVYVLDTHVHADHVTGAGAVRERTRARSVLSERSGAGCADVFVKEGDVIRFGRHALEVRETPGHTNGCVTYVTADHTMAFTGDALLVRGSGRTDFQQGSPHALYHSVHEKIFSLPDGCLLYPAHDYKGRTVTSVAEEKRFNPRLGGGKSEPEFVDIMEHLQLAYPKKIDVAVPANLHCGLPEPAHREPEHASTWAPVETSAGGIPEVTPEWVASNRSAARVVDVREPIELSSELGHIPGVEHVPLAAVPSVAQRWSRDRPVVLVCRSGGRSGKAALQLRDMGFRDVASIRGGMTAWNAAKLPIERRPIAAYPPSPQG, encoded by the coding sequence ATGCTGTTCCGGCAGCTCTTCGATCTCGAGTCGTCGACCTACACGTACCTGCTCGCCGACGAAGACACGCGCGAGGCCGTGCTCATCGATCCGGTGCTCGAGCAGGTCGAGCGCGACCTCTCGTTGGTGCGCGAGCTCGATCTGCGCCTCGTCTACGTGCTCGACACGCACGTCCATGCGGATCACGTGACGGGCGCCGGCGCGGTCCGGGAGCGCACGCGCGCGAGATCCGTGTTGTCGGAGCGCTCGGGCGCGGGCTGCGCGGACGTCTTCGTCAAAGAGGGCGACGTGATCCGGTTCGGACGCCACGCCCTCGAGGTGCGCGAGACACCCGGCCACACGAACGGCTGCGTGACCTACGTGACCGCGGATCACACGATGGCGTTCACCGGCGACGCGCTGCTGGTGCGCGGCTCCGGACGCACCGACTTCCAGCAGGGCAGTCCGCACGCGCTCTATCACTCGGTGCACGAGAAGATCTTCTCGCTGCCCGACGGATGCCTGCTCTATCCCGCGCACGACTACAAGGGTCGCACCGTGACCAGCGTCGCCGAGGAGAAGCGCTTCAATCCGCGCCTCGGAGGCGGAAAGAGCGAGCCCGAGTTCGTCGACATCATGGAGCACCTGCAGCTCGCCTATCCGAAGAAGATCGATGTCGCGGTGCCCGCGAACCTGCACTGCGGGCTTCCCGAGCCCGCGCACCGCGAGCCCGAGCACGCATCGACGTGGGCCCCGGTCGAGACGAGCGCGGGCGGGATCCCCGAGGTCACGCCCGAGTGGGTCGCTTCGAACCGGAGCGCCGCGCGCGTCGTCGACGTGCGCGAGCCGATCGAGCTCTCGAGCGAGCTCGGGCACATCCCGGGCGTCGAGCACGTGCCGCTCGCCGCGGTGCCGAGCGTCGCGCAGCGCTGGTCGCGCGATCGGCCGGTCGTGCTGGTGTGTCGATCCGGCGGGCGCTCGGGCAAGGCGGCGCTGCAGCTGCGCGACATGGGGTTTCGCGACGTCGCGTCGATCCGCGGAGGGATGACCGCTTGGAACGCGGCGAAGCTGCCGATCGAGCGGCGCCCGATCGCGGCGTACCCGCCGTCGCCGCAGGGGTGA